CCAACAACATTGATAAAAATATCTTTGTCGCTAAGGTCGAGTTTGGTGCGCTGCTGAATCACCGCCACTAAAAGATTGAGGCGATTTAGATCGAAGCCGCTCGCCGCGCGCTTTGGGTAACCAAAATTACTTTTAGAAACCAGCGCCTGAATTTCAACCAAAATTGGACGCGTGCCCTCAAGCGTCGCCAAAATCACCGAGCCATCCGTATTTTGACGTTCAGCCAAAAGCGCCGCCGAAGGATTTTCAACAATTTTAAGCCCTGCCTCATCCATTTCGAAGATCGCCGCCTCACTTGTCGACCCATAACGATTTTTTACCGCGCGCACAACCTTAAAACCGCCATATCGATCACCTTCAAAATTCAAAACTACATCAACCATATGCTCGAGCGTTTTAGGGCCGGCAATCGAGCCTTCTTTAGTGATATGCCCAACCAAAACCACAGCGGTGCCAGAATTCTTGGCAGCCTGAATTATCAAGTTTGAAGAATTGGTAATCTGCGAAACGCTCCCTGCCGCACTCGAAATCTCCGCCATCGCCAGCGTCTGAATCGAGTCGATGATCACCATTTCGAAGTCACCCGCGCCGATTGTCGAAGCAATATCGTCAGCAGAAACTGATGCTGCAAACTTCAGATTCTTCGCGCCACTCGCCCCAAGTCGCTTGGCGCGCATCGCGACCTGCTCGGCAGATTCCTCACCAGAAACATACAGCACATTTCGAGTTTCGCCAATCGCACCAGAAAGTTGCATTAAAAGTGTTGATTTTCCAATTCCGGGCTGTCCAGCAATCAAAACAACGCCCGCAGGCAAAAATCCACCGCCCAAAACCGCGTCCAAATCCGCAATCCCGCTAGAAATCCGCGGTTGCTTCTTTTCAGAAATAATGTCATCAAGATTTTGCGTTTGGAGTTTTTTGCCCTTGCCAGCGCTCTGCGCTACCACATTTTTAGCCGAAGTTTCGACAATTTCTTCGACCAAAGTATTCCAGTTTCCGCAATTCTCGCACTTGCCCGTCCATTTTGGGAACGAAGCACCGCAATTTTGACAGATAAATTTAGTTTTTAACTTTGCCACAAAACCATTTTAGCATATTCTGGCGCAAAATTAAAGGCTGGGAGAAGATTCCGGCAGATTGGAATCCATCGCTTGATGAAGTTCTTGACTTTTAATAGAAATATTGTTTAACTCTTTAATTTTAGCGTTAAAATTGGCGATTTGCGAGTTGATTTGTTCACGATAGTCATCCAAAAATCTCGTTTTTTGAAGAAGTTTTGACCGCTCTGCGCCGAATTCCCACTGCGAGGAAAAATCGCCATTCTTGGCTTTCTGATTAAAATCCACAATTTGGCTA
This sequence is a window from bacterium. Protein-coding genes within it:
- the radA gene encoding DNA repair protein RadA; translated protein: MAKLKTKFICQNCGASFPKWTGKCENCGNWNTLVEEIVETSAKNVVAQSAGKGKKLQTQNLDDIISEKKQPRISSGIADLDAVLGGGFLPAGVVLIAGQPGIGKSTLLMQLSGAIGETRNVLYVSGEESAEQVAMRAKRLGASGAKNLKFAASVSADDIASTIGAGDFEMVIIDSIQTLAMAEISSAAGSVSQITNSSNLIIQAAKNSGTAVVLVGHITKEGSIAGPKTLEHMVDVVLNFEGDRYGGFKVVRAVKNRYGSTSEAAIFEMDEAGLKIVENPSAALLAERQNTDGSVILATLEGTRPILVEIQALVSKSNFGYPKRAASGFDLNRLNLLVAVIQQRTKLDLSDKDIFINVVGGLKLNDQAADLAVAMAIASAAAGRKLNDGVAVFGEIGLGGEIRTAQQFDRRVSEAKKLGFNEIITPQNSSKSKFIRPVKNLRDALIQYLQ